From one Bacteroides fragilis NCTC 9343 genomic stretch:
- a CDS encoding MATE family efflux transporter: MTTKYTYKEIWIIAYPILISLIMEQLIGMTDTAFLGRVGEVELGASAIAGVYYLAIFMMAFGFSIGAQILIARRNGEQQYQAIGPIFYQGVYFLLSLAVVAFTLSLCFSPHILKKVISSEHIYDASISYINWRVFGFFFSFVGVMFRAFFVGTTQTKTLTLNSVVMVLSNVVFNYILIFGKFGAPQLGIAGAAIGSSLAEMVSVIFFVIYTWKRIDCKKYALNHLPGFRPEMLKRILNVSFWTMIQNFFSLSTWFMFFLFVEHLGERALAITNIIRNVSGIPFMVTMAFAATCGSLVSNLIGAGEIKCVPGTIRQHIRIGYIFVLPLVILFALFPNLILSIYTDIPDLREASIPSLWVLCSAYLILVPANVYFQAVSGTGNTRTALGLELCVLAIYLIYITYMILYLRVDVAVCWTTEHLYGICILFLSYLYIKKGNWQKKQI; the protein is encoded by the coding sequence ATGACTACTAAATACACATACAAAGAAATATGGATTATCGCCTACCCCATCCTGATCAGCCTGATCATGGAACAGCTGATAGGCATGACCGACACTGCTTTTCTGGGACGTGTGGGCGAAGTCGAACTGGGAGCCTCGGCCATTGCCGGTGTATACTATCTGGCTATTTTTATGATGGCATTCGGATTCAGTATAGGTGCACAAATCCTGATTGCCCGTCGTAACGGTGAACAGCAATACCAGGCTATCGGGCCCATCTTTTATCAGGGTGTCTACTTTCTGCTTTCACTCGCAGTGGTAGCATTCACTCTTTCGCTGTGCTTCTCACCGCACATACTGAAAAAGGTCATTAGCTCGGAGCATATATACGATGCGTCCATCAGCTACATCAACTGGAGGGTCTTCGGCTTTTTCTTCTCCTTTGTCGGAGTAATGTTTCGTGCATTCTTCGTGGGTACAACTCAGACCAAAACCCTGACACTGAACTCTGTGGTCATGGTATTATCCAATGTGGTGTTCAACTACATACTGATTTTCGGTAAGTTCGGTGCTCCACAGTTAGGTATCGCCGGAGCCGCCATCGGTTCGTCACTGGCCGAAATGGTTTCGGTCATCTTCTTCGTCATCTACACCTGGAAACGGATAGACTGTAAAAAGTATGCCTTGAATCATCTGCCCGGATTCCGGCCGGAGATGCTGAAACGGATCCTGAACGTATCCTTTTGGACAATGATTCAGAACTTTTTCTCGCTGTCCACTTGGTTCATGTTCTTCCTATTTGTCGAACACTTAGGCGAACGTGCACTGGCCATAACCAATATCATCCGTAACGTATCGGGCATCCCGTTTATGGTCACCATGGCATTTGCAGCTACTTGCGGCTCCCTGGTGAGTAACCTGATCGGTGCGGGCGAAATCAAGTGTGTTCCCGGAACGATCCGCCAGCACATCCGTATCGGTTATATTTTCGTGCTGCCGCTGGTTATACTCTTCGCACTGTTTCCTAACCTGATATTGAGTATCTATACGGATATTCCCGATTTGCGGGAGGCCTCCATCCCTTCTTTATGGGTACTATGCTCCGCTTATCTGATACTCGTACCTGCCAACGTCTATTTTCAGGCAGTATCCGGAACGGGCAACACACGTACGGCGTTGGGATTGGAACTCTGTGTACTGGCCATTTATCTGATCTATATCACCTATATGATTCTCTATCTGAGAGTGGATGTAGCCGTCTGCTGGACTACGGAACATCTGTACGGAATCTGTATCCTGTTCCTTTCATACCTTTATATAAAGAAAGGAAACTGGCAGAAAAAGCAGATTTGA